The Streptomyces kanamyceticus DNA segment GCATCGGGCCGATTCCGGGGATGTTCCCGACCGGCGGTCTGGAGTCGGGCGGCGAGACGGGGATCGCGTACGTCCTCGACGTCGCGCACCACATGGTGCTTCCCGTGATCACCCTGGTCGCCGTCGGCTACGCGCAGACGCTGCTCGTCATGCGCTCCTCGCTCCTCGACGAGATGGGCAGCGATTATCTGACGACCGCGCGCGCCAAGGGGCTCAGGGACGATCTCGTACGGCGCAGGCACGCCGTGCCGAACGCCATGCTGCCCACCGTCACCCTGATGTTCGTCAATCTCGGCACGGTGGTGGCGGGCGCGATCCTCGTCGAGACCGTCTTCTCCTGGCCGGGGCTCGGCGGGCTCTTCTACTCGGCGCTGAGCGTGCCCGACCTGCCGCTGGTGCAGGGGCTCTTCTTCGTCTTCTCCACCGCGGTGATCCTGATGAACACCCTGGCCGACGTGATCTATCCGCTGCTCGATCCCCGGGTGGGCCGATGACGACCGAATCCGCACCGACCACCCCGACCACGCCGACAGCGGCTGCGAAGAGCGCGCGGTCGCTCGCCTGGACCCGGCGCAGGCACTCCGCCGCCCGCTTCTGGCGGGAGTACCGCACGCACAGGGCCGGGCTCTTCGGCCTCGCCGTGCTCGTCCTGATCGGGCTCGCGGCGATCTTCGCGCCGCTGCTCGTCGGCTCGGACGCGCAGAGCGTGACCGACGCGCCGGGCAAGCCGATGGAGTCGCCGAGCGGCGAATTCCCGCTCGGCACCGACCAGTTCGGGCGTGATCTGCTCGGGCTGCTGGTGTGGGGCGCGCGCGTCTCGCTCTCCGTGGGGCTGCTCGCGGCCGTCCTCTCGGTGGCCATCGGCACCCTCGTCGGGATCACGGCGGGACACTTCAAAGGCTGGTACGCGACCGTCATCATGCGCGTCACCGACTGGTTCCTGGTGATGCCGACCCTGGTCCTCGCCATCGCCCTCGCGTCCGTCATGTCCCGCTCGATCTGGACGATCATCCTGGCGATCGGCGTGACGACCTGGCCGACGACGGCGCGCCTGGTCCGTGCGCAGACGCTCGCCGTGGAGTCGCGCCCCTACATCGAGCGGGCCCAGGCGCTCGGCGGCGGCCACGGTCACATCATGGCCCGGCACGTGCTGCCCAACGTCATGCCGCTCGTCCTCGCGCAGACCACCCTCGTCATCTCCGGCGCCATCCTCACCGAGGCGACGCTCGCCTTCCTCGGCCTCGGCGACCCGACGGGCGTCTCGTGGGGCGGCCTGCTC contains these protein-coding regions:
- a CDS encoding ABC transporter permease — encoded protein: MTTESAPTTPTTPTAAAKSARSLAWTRRRHSAARFWREYRTHRAGLFGLAVLVLIGLAAIFAPLLVGSDAQSVTDAPGKPMESPSGEFPLGTDQFGRDLLGLLVWGARVSLSVGLLAAVLSVAIGTLVGITAGHFKGWYATVIMRVTDWFLVMPTLVLAIALASVMSRSIWTIILAIGVTTWPTTARLVRAQTLAVESRPYIERAQALGGGHGHIMARHVLPNVMPLVLAQTTLVISGAILTEATLAFLGLGDPTGVSWGGLLQDAREAGAVSAGHWWYLAPPGLAIAIVALAFTLCGRAVESVLNPRLGASR